Proteins from a genomic interval of Candidatus Annandia pinicola:
- a CDS encoding TerC family protein, with protein sequence MVLEVYSLIVNLIILVLLEMLLSIDNLILISIIISKLPYNKRDKASNIGILLAMLARFLLLYIVYWTSKFNKILNILSFNFSIKNLTFLFGGFFLLIKTSIEIYNFINKNHKKKDNIKERNDKYFFYYVISQVVFLDSLFSIDSIITSIGIIDNIWIIFLSILIVMIIIFFLSKKIVIFLNDNPNVVLLFLSFLLLMGINLVLSGFSIYIPKSYLYSIIFFASLVEFFNYILRYKIKNKKYIEDNKKIENDIEDSKKIEDNIKEYDIKEIKSIEDDIEKYDIEENKIIKDNIEEHDMEYKKIIEDNIENKKKIEYNIEENKKTEKVIEEKKCEEVEKNIEKKYKKIKDDIKKRRKKKKRRFRKKKKREKKEENKNIEEVIERKKDKKIII encoded by the coding sequence GTGGTATTGGAAGTATATAGTTTAATAGTTAATTTAATTATTTTAGTATTATTAGAAATGTTACTAAGTATTGATAATTTAATATTAATTTCAATTATTATAAGTAAACTTCCGTATAATAAACGGGATAAAGCAAGTAATATAGGTATTTTATTAGCTATGTTAGCTAGGTTTTTATTATTATATATTGTTTATTGGACTTCTAAATTTAATAAAATATTAAATATATTAAGTTTTAATTTTTCTATAAAAAATTTAACATTTTTATTTGGAGGATTTTTCTTATTAATAAAAACCTCTATAGAAATATATAATTTTATTAATAAAAATCATAAAAAAAAAGATAATATAAAGGAGAGAAATGATAAATATTTTTTTTATTACGTTATATCACAAGTAGTTTTTTTAGATTCATTATTTTCTATTGATTCCATTATTACTTCTATAGGGATTATTGATAATATATGGATTATTTTTTTATCAATATTAATAGTAATGATTATTATTTTCTTTTTATCTAAAAAAATAGTTATTTTTTTAAATGATAATCCTAATGTAGTTCTTTTATTTTTAAGTTTTCTTTTATTAATGGGTATAAATTTAGTATTAAGTGGTTTTAGTATTTATATACCTAAAAGTTATTTATATAGCATTATATTTTTTGCTTCTTTAGTTGAATTTTTTAATTATATACTTCGTTATAAAATTAAAAATAAAAAATATATAGAAGATAACAAAAAAATAGAAAATGATATAGAAGATAGCAAAAAAATAGAAGATAATATAAAAGAGTATGATATAAAAGAGATTAAAAGCATAGAAGATGATATAGAAAAGTATGATATAGAAGAGAACAAAATAATAAAAGATAATATAGAAGAGCATGATATGGAATATAAAAAAATAATAGAAGATAATATAGAAAATAAAAAGAAAATAGAATATAATATAGAGGAGAACAAAAAGACAGAAAAAGTTATAGAAGAAAAAAAATGTGAAGAAGTAGAAAAAAATATAGAAAAAAAATATAAAAAAATAAAAGATGATATAAAAAAAAGAAGAAAAAAAAAAAAAAGAAGATTTAGAAAAAAAAAAAAAAGAGAAAAAAAAGAAGAAAACAAAAACATAGAAGAGGTTATAGAAAGAAAAAAAGATAAAAAAATAATAATATAA
- the cspE gene encoding transcription antiterminator/RNA stability regulator CspE yields MTKIKGQVKWFNESKGFGFITPADGSKDVFVHFSAIQGNGFKTLSEGQNVEFEIQDGQKGPAAINVVSI; encoded by the coding sequence ATGACAAAAATTAAAGGTCAAGTTAAATGGTTTAACGAGTCTAAGGGTTTTGGATTTATTACTCCAGCTGATGGAAGTAAAGATGTTTTTGTTCACTTTTCGGCTATTCAGGGTAATGGTTTTAAGACATTATCTGAAGGGCAAAATGTTGAATTTGAAATCCAAGATGGTCAAAAGGGTCCAGCAGCTATAAATGTAGTTTCTATTTAA
- the zwf gene encoding glucose-6-phosphate dehydrogenase produces the protein MNNINNKSYDLLIFGTKGDLARRKLFPALYNLEKNNYLKNNDNIIGIGRANWDKKKYISFIYYSLISFLNSCIDINVFNRLIKRILFINLDINNIQDFIKIKKLINCKNKIIISYFAVPFKIFKNICKGLTYINLNHENVRIIVEKPIGNSFNTSKIINKEINKYFKEKQIFYIDHYLGKETVLNLFVLRFANTLFLNIWNNNFIESIYINIYEEIGIEGRWNYFDNIGQTRDMIQNHLLQLLSIIAMSQPNNFSSKNIKNEKINVLKSLRKIDINNIKQYTIKGQYINGVVNGKIVPGYLEELGANKNSKTETFISICTYIDNLQWSGVPFYLNTGKRLNKKKSEIIIYLKKPFINIFNKYIKKIYNNKIIINLQNKESIDINIMNKVPNLESEFLLKEVNLNFDYKKSFNYDYIYDSYERLLLEVINNSQSLFVNKNEIELSWLWIDSIINSWKKSNQKLYKYHAGIEIKNY, from the coding sequence ATGAATAATATAAATAATAAATCTTATGATTTATTAATTTTTGGAACTAAAGGTGATTTAGCTCGTAGAAAATTATTTCCTGCATTATATAATTTAGAAAAAAATAATTATTTAAAAAATAATGATAATATTATTGGTATTGGTAGAGCTAATTGGGATAAAAAAAAATATATTAGTTTTATTTATTATTCTTTAATTAGCTTTCTAAATTCTTGTATTGATATTAATGTATTTAACAGATTAATTAAAAGAATATTATTTATTAATTTAGATATTAATAATATTCAAGATTTTATAAAGATTAAAAAATTAATTAATTGTAAAAATAAAATAATTATTAGTTATTTTGCAGTTCCATTTAAAATATTTAAAAATATATGTAAAGGTTTAACATATATTAATTTAAATCATGAAAATGTACGTATAATAGTTGAAAAACCTATTGGAAATTCATTTAACACTTCTAAAATAATAAATAAAGAAATAAATAAATATTTTAAAGAAAAACAAATATTTTATATAGACCATTATTTAGGTAAAGAAACAGTATTAAATTTATTTGTTTTAAGATTTGCTAATACATTATTTTTAAATATTTGGAATAATAATTTTATTGAAAGTATTTATATAAATATATATGAAGAAATAGGTATTGAGGGAAGATGGAATTATTTTGATAATATTGGTCAAACAAGAGATATGATACAAAATCATCTTCTACAGTTATTAAGTATTATTGCTATGTCACAACCAAATAATTTTAGTAGTAAAAATATAAAAAATGAAAAAATTAATGTATTAAAGTCTTTGAGAAAAATTGATATAAATAATATAAAACAATATACTATAAAAGGACAATATATTAATGGTGTAGTAAATGGTAAAATAGTTCCAGGTTATTTAGAAGAATTGGGGGCTAATAAAAATAGTAAAACAGAAACTTTTATATCAATATGTACATATATAGATAATCTTCAATGGTCAGGAGTTCCATTTTATTTAAATACAGGAAAAAGATTAAATAAAAAAAAATCAGAAATTATTATTTATCTAAAAAAACCATTTATTAATATATTTAATAAATATATAAAAAAAATATATAATAATAAGATAATAATAAACTTACAAAATAAAGAAAGTATAGATATTAATATAATGAATAAAGTTCCTAATTTAGAATCTGAATTTTTATTAAAAGAAGTAAATTTAAACTTTGATTATAAAAAATCATTTAATTATGATTATATATATGATTCATATGAGCGCCTTTTATTAGAAGTAATTAATAATTCTCAAAGTTTATTTGTAAATAAAAATGAAATTGAATTATCTTGGTTATGGATAGATAGTATTATAAATTCCTGGAAAAAGAGTAATCAAAAACTATATAAATATCATGCTGGTATAGAAATAAAAAATTATTAA
- the cmoB gene encoding tRNA 5-methoxyuridine(34)/uridine 5-oxyacetic acid(34) synthase CmoB, with protein sequence MFNFNYFYKTIINTPLHNWLNTLPTQILQWYNNNINNVNFKKLFYILNNIPIVKPKYLDLKNSIIVCNNLKKKKKNIIKKLLFKLLPWKKGPFYLYGINIDSEWRSDWKWSIIKPYVKNIKKDLVLDIGCNNGYYMWRMLGMGSKIIIGIENIPLYFFQFEVIRKLVGNYNNIHMIPLNFNIIKKIEAFNIVFSMGLLYHLKSPFNHIIKIRKNLLNGGELILETLVTLKKDNTIILPIEKYLNMKNIWFIPSIILLKKILIKCKFENIRIINYRYINVKEQRNTKWILNKSCLNIKNKNHNIPLRVIIMATKC encoded by the coding sequence ATGTTTAATTTTAATTATTTTTATAAAACTATTATAAATACTCCATTACATAATTGGTTAAACACTTTACCAACACAAATTCTACAATGGTATAATAATAACATTAATAATGTTAATTTTAAAAAACTTTTTTATATTTTGAATAATATTCCTATTGTTAAACCAAAATATTTAGATTTAAAAAATAGTATAATTGTTTGTAATAATTTAAAAAAAAAAAAAAAAAATATAATAAAGAAGTTATTATTTAAGTTGTTACCTTGGAAAAAGGGGCCATTTTATTTGTATGGAATAAATATTGATTCTGAATGGCGTTCAGATTGGAAATGGAGTATTATAAAACCTTATGTTAAAAATATTAAAAAAGATTTAGTATTAGATATAGGTTGTAATAATGGATATTACATGTGGCGAATGTTAGGTATGGGGTCTAAGATCATAATAGGTATAGAAAATATTCCATTATATTTTTTTCAATTTGAAGTTATACGTAAATTAGTTGGAAATTATAATAATATACATATGATACCATTAAACTTTAATATTATAAAAAAAATTGAAGCTTTTAATATTGTATTTTCTATGGGTTTATTATATCATTTAAAATCACCATTTAATCATATAATAAAAATAAGAAAAAATTTATTGAATGGTGGTGAATTAATTTTAGAAACTTTAGTAACTTTAAAAAAAGATAACACAATAATATTACCTATAGAAAAATATTTAAATATGAAAAATATTTGGTTTATACCATCTATAATATTATTAAAAAAAATATTAATAAAATGTAAATTTGAAAATATTAGAATTATAAATTATCGCTATATTAACGTTAAAGAACAAAGAAATACTAAATGGATTTTAAATAAATCATGCTTAAATATTAAAAATAAAAATCATAATATTCCTTTAAGAGTAATAATAATGGCTACTAAATGTTAA
- the cmoA gene encoding carboxy-S-adenosyl-L-methionine synthase CmoA produces MFEKDKIFFKIKNKIKKWSFNNEVSKAFPDMIQRSIPGYNDIKWIISILAKYVVKYNTNVYDLGCSTGNTTFLIGKYIPKNIKYKIIAIDNSSYMIEKINYIFNKYYNYLPIKILKSEIQNVIIKNASLVILNFTLQFIDKKDRQKIINRIYNGLNYNGIFILSEKIYIKDKKINNIISKIYHEFKFLNNYNKIEIFNKENLLKKTMLLDSINIHKNRLKKAGFKCYSSYFQYLNFCSIIAFK; encoded by the coding sequence ATGTTTGAAAAAGATAAAATTTTTTTTAAGATTAAAAATAAAATTAAAAAGTGGTCTTTTAATAACGAAGTTTCGAAAGCATTTCCTGATATGATACAAAGATCTATACCTGGATATAATGATATCAAATGGATTATAAGTATTTTAGCTAAATATGTAGTAAAGTATAATACTAATGTTTATGATTTAGGTTGTTCAACGGGTAATACTACTTTTTTAATAGGAAAATACATACCTAAAAATATTAAATATAAAATTATTGCTATAGATAATTCATCTTATATGATAGAGAAAATAAATTATATATTTAATAAATATTATAATTATTTACCTATTAAAATATTGAAATCAGAAATACAAAATGTAATTATAAAAAATGCATCATTAGTAATTTTAAATTTTACTTTACAATTCATTGATAAAAAAGATAGACAAAAAATAATTAATAGAATATATAATGGATTAAACTATAATGGTATTTTTATTTTATCTGAAAAAATTTATATTAAAGATAAAAAAATAAATAATATTATTTCTAAAATTTACCATGAATTTAAATTTTTAAATAACTACAATAAGATAGAAATTTTTAATAAAGAAAATTTATTAAAAAAAACTATGTTATTAGATAGTATTAATATACATAAAAATAGATTAAAAAAAGCAGGATTTAAATGTTATAGTTCTTATTTTCAGTATTTAAATTTTTGTTCTATAATTGCTTTTAAATAA